In one window of Juglans regia cultivar Chandler chromosome 3, Walnut 2.0, whole genome shotgun sequence DNA:
- the LOC108984173 gene encoding uncharacterized protein LOC108984173 codes for MVAEEHEIPNGWPLGLGIVNIRLRVVQSLPAAGIEPHSLHMQSSSFSSFSSSNLDTESTASFFQDQSVSLGRLIGLRPGERRSLYMPKSIPFKDHDTISKRDAPCDVPRGGGQRVLDILQGICIPLLTGALEKISRSKSKSRKS; via the exons ATGGTCGCAGAG GAGCATGAGATACCCAATGGATGGCCTCTCGGGCTTGGGATTGTGAACATTAGACTTAGAGTCGTGCAGAGCTTACCGGCTGCTGGAATAGAGCCTCATTCTTTGCACATGCAATCATCCAGTTTCTCTTCATTCTCATCCTCCAACCTTGATACTGAG TCCACAGCATCCTTCTTTCAAGATCAAAGTGTGTCGCTGGGTCGGCTAATTGGACTTAGACCAGGTGAAAGAAGAAGCTTATACATGCCAAAATCAATCCCTTTCAAAGACCATGATACGATATCTAAAAGGGATGCACCATGTGATGTCCCTAGAGGAGGAGGACAAAGAGTGCTGGATATTTTACAAGGAATTTGCATACCTTTACTAACTGGTGCGCTAGAAAAGATTAGCCGAAGTAAGAGCAAGTCAAGAAAGTCATGA
- the LOC108984186 gene encoding protein E6-like, translating into MAAPSAKLISFLFLITLSFSVQIYARESQFFSKVTNVNIAAKEKTPLPKKEEATSSEQEEQDQPAFIPDAQGGYGLYGHESTELSHTPTTLTNVNAAPYTTTPTNIPYKTQFTSNPTNVPYKNEFEDEESLNKYLNANDNKNNYYNGANQYYNDENNNNYYNNKIKSNGANQNGLVDTRLTEKEYTTTTITTTTPTANENNYYSGANQYRQGMSDTRFMENGKYYYDLNNENLNYNPNQYAGNSRAVNPRNGYGNKVYYGNRENSFENNKSMEGYQNEEEFQEEQGEFVP; encoded by the coding sequence ATGGCAGCTCCCTCTGCAAAACTCATCTCTTTTCTCTTCCTCATCACCCTCTCCTTCTCTGTGCAAATTTATGCTAGAGAAAGCCAGTTCTTCAGCAAAGTCACAAATGTCAACATCGCTGCCAAGGAAAAAACACCACTccccaaaaaagaagaagctacTTCTAGCGAACAAGAAGAGCAAGATCAGCCTGCCTTCATTCCGGACGCCCAAGGTGGCTACGGCCTCTACGGCCACGAATCTACGGAGCTCTCTCACACCCCCACCACCCTAACCAATGTCAATGCCGCACCCTACACCACCACCCCCACCAATATCCCCTACAAAACCCAGTTTACCAGTAACCCCACCAATGTCCCATACAAAAACGAGTTTGAGGACGAGGAATCCTTGAACAAGTACCTCAACGCCAACGACAACAAGAACAACTACTACAACGGTGCCAACCAGTACTACAACGACGAGAACAACAACAACTATTACAACAACAAGATCAAAAGCAACGGAGCCAACCAAAATGGCTTGGTTGACACAAGGCTAACGGAGAAAGAgtacaccaccaccaccatcaccaccaccacccccaCGGCCAACGAGAACAACTACTACAGCGGTGCCAACCAGTACAGGCAAGGCATGAGCGACACGAGGTTTATGGAGAATGGCAAATACTATTACGACCTCAACAATGAGAATCTCAATTACAATCCTAACCAGTATGCAGGGAACTCAAGAGCTGTGAACCCAAGAAACGGGTACGGAAACAAGGTCTATTATGGCAACAGGGAGAACTCCTTTGAGAACAATAAATCCATGGAAGGGTACCAAAATGAGGAAGAGTTCCAAGAGGAGCAAGGCGAGTTCGTGCCGTGA